From a region of the Thermoplasmata archaeon genome:
- a CDS encoding cation-transporting P-type ATPase — translation MAKEIVERLQSDEREGLTDQEARERLKKHGKNILVPKKKIRIWGFLAFLKEPMLWLLVIAGVVYYLLGDIPESIITIVAVVPIAVVDVVIELQTDKALEKLKILGEPEVSVVRGGVTKRIKSEDLVPGDILLVQEGDVVMADSALLAGSAIQTDESSLTGESQPVDKKPGDGFNEDLFENPGALLAGTTVVSGRGRCIVARTGSATQYGKIGKMLSGTYAGKTPLQTEIWGIIRIFAMVSVILSVLLVIIGLFAYGPITDVIWKSAVISGVTLAIAAIPEEFPVVFTLFLSLGMLRLANANALVKNLSAVEALGSVDVICTDKTGTITTGKMSVSEAKPAQGVAEEDLELTALLACQRDPFDPMEKAIYAHAKDRPALARTKAMEFVHAYPFDAREKYVSHVWQGSGFYLAAKGSGEGILARCHLDPPERTRVLKENEAMAAAGTRVLAVAGKKLPRMKGRSEDEADLEYLGLLGFSDPIREGVTKAVTECRKAGIRVVMLTGDHRATAAAIAHKAGISTDGIVSGKDLNVPEDEFLKLLESGNVFARVLPEQKLKIVEGYQKLGYRVAVTGDGINDAPALKRANIGVAMGERGTEVAKETASLVLLDDNFKTIVGAVRNGRRIYDNLKKAFSYL, via the coding sequence ATGGCCAAGGAAATCGTCGAGCGGCTGCAATCCGACGAGCGCGAGGGGCTGACCGACCAAGAGGCGCGGGAGCGGCTCAAGAAGCACGGGAAGAACATCCTGGTTCCCAAGAAGAAGATCCGAATCTGGGGGTTCCTCGCATTCTTGAAGGAGCCCATGCTGTGGCTGCTGGTCATCGCCGGGGTGGTCTACTACCTCCTCGGTGACATCCCGGAATCGATCATCACGATCGTGGCCGTCGTCCCGATCGCCGTCGTGGACGTGGTCATCGAGTTGCAGACGGACAAGGCGCTGGAGAAACTCAAGATCCTCGGGGAGCCCGAGGTCAGTGTCGTCCGCGGTGGCGTCACGAAGCGCATCAAGTCGGAGGACCTCGTGCCCGGGGACATCCTGCTCGTCCAGGAGGGTGATGTCGTGATGGCGGACAGCGCCTTGCTCGCCGGTTCCGCCATCCAGACGGACGAGTCCTCCCTCACGGGCGAATCCCAGCCCGTGGACAAGAAGCCCGGCGATGGGTTCAACGAGGACCTCTTCGAGAACCCGGGAGCGCTCCTCGCCGGGACCACCGTGGTCTCGGGTCGCGGCCGTTGCATCGTCGCCCGCACAGGGTCCGCGACGCAGTACGGCAAGATTGGAAAGATGCTTTCCGGGACCTATGCGGGGAAGACGCCGCTCCAGACCGAGATCTGGGGAATCATCAGGATTTTCGCGATGGTGTCCGTAATCCTGTCCGTCCTGCTCGTGATCATCGGACTCTTCGCCTACGGCCCTATCACCGACGTGATCTGGAAGAGCGCGGTGATCAGCGGGGTCACGCTTGCGATCGCGGCGATCCCCGAGGAGTTCCCCGTCGTCTTCACCTTGTTCCTTTCCCTGGGCATGCTCCGCCTCGCGAACGCGAACGCCCTCGTGAAAAACCTGTCCGCCGTGGAGGCGCTGGGCAGTGTCGACGTGATCTGCACGGACAAAACGGGCACCATCACGACCGGCAAGATGAGCGTGTCGGAGGCCAAGCCCGCCCAGGGCGTCGCCGAGGAAGACCTCGAGCTGACCGCCCTCCTCGCCTGCCAGCGCGACCCGTTCGACCCCATGGAGAAGGCGATCTATGCCCACGCGAAGGATCGGCCCGCCTTGGCGAGGACCAAGGCAATGGAATTCGTCCACGCGTATCCGTTCGACGCGCGCGAGAAGTACGTCTCCCACGTGTGGCAAGGCAGCGGATTCTATCTGGCGGCCAAAGGCTCCGGCGAGGGCATCCTCGCGCGATGCCACCTGGACCCTCCCGAGCGGACGCGGGTCCTCAAGGAGAACGAGGCAATGGCGGCGGCGGGCACACGGGTGCTCGCCGTGGCGGGGAAGAAGCTGCCGCGGATGAAGGGACGCTCCGAGGACGAAGCGGACCTCGAGTACCTCGGCCTGCTCGGGTTCTCCGACCCGATCCGAGAAGGCGTGACGAAGGCGGTCACGGAGTGCCGCAAGGCAGGCATCCGGGTCGTCATGCTGACGGGCGACCATCGGGCTACGGCCGCCGCGATCGCCCACAAAGCGGGCATCTCCACAGATGGGATCGTGAGCGGCAAGGACCTCAACGTCCCCGAGGATGAGTTCCTCAAGCTGCTTGAGTCGGGCAACGTCTTCGCCCGTGTCTTGCCGGAGCAGAAGCTCAAAATCGTGGAAGGGTACCAGAAGCTCGGGTACCGGGTGGCGGTCACCGGTGACGGGATCAACGATGCCCCTGCCCTGAAGCGGGCCAACATCGGCGTCGCGATGGGCGAACGTGGAACGGAGGTGGCCAAGGAGACCGCCTCGCTCGTCCTCCTCGACGACAACTTCAAGACGATCGTGGGCGCCGTTCGAAATGGGCGGCGGATCTACGACAACCTGAAGAAGGCGTTCAGCTACCTG
- a CDS encoding CBS domain-containing protein — protein MAIAPAEPEGVTRFFFLNDIVGTKVYLQDAKVGKLADLIATPTPALPTVTQIMIGRPFGNPPLFVPWEDVSLFSEGRIVVRGSDLTKYLTTPPESAIFLKDYVKDKKVLDIANREVEIVYDIRFTSKGGKLYVSDVDLNRHRLARRLGLDFLARNKPEDITNPKLVSWAYVQPLENVSSFSGDIHLRVLREKLADLPPTDLADVLEVMDREDRVQVFHSLDNQTAAQVLGETEPRVQREILASTSAERVEQIFTHLSPAEIAEIVSILPRDGSREILAALKGDIAARVHQILSEYDVPAAALAVHRLLLLPGDLTVDEAFKRFRLQAPFCDVTMYVYVVGTELDLQGVVDINELLQAHPESRLDQIMTRTVVTVSPSSMRDEVESLFRKYRFRAIPIVDSARHVVGAVRERDAFLRYLPA, from the coding sequence TTGGCCATCGCACCAGCAGAGCCCGAGGGCGTCACACGGTTCTTCTTCCTGAACGACATCGTGGGCACCAAGGTATACCTCCAGGACGCGAAGGTGGGGAAGCTCGCGGATCTCATCGCCACGCCCACCCCGGCCCTTCCCACGGTGACGCAGATCATGATCGGCCGGCCTTTCGGCAACCCCCCACTCTTCGTTCCCTGGGAAGACGTGTCTCTTTTTTCCGAGGGGCGGATCGTGGTCCGGGGTTCGGACCTTACGAAGTATCTCACGACGCCGCCGGAGTCCGCCATCTTCCTGAAGGACTACGTGAAGGACAAGAAGGTCCTAGACATCGCCAACCGCGAAGTGGAGATTGTGTACGACATCCGCTTCACGTCGAAGGGCGGCAAGCTCTACGTGAGCGACGTCGACCTGAACCGCCATCGGCTCGCGCGACGACTCGGACTCGATTTCCTGGCGCGGAACAAACCGGAGGACATCACGAACCCGAAGTTGGTGTCGTGGGCGTACGTGCAGCCCTTGGAAAACGTGAGCAGCTTCTCCGGGGACATCCACCTCCGGGTCCTGCGGGAGAAACTCGCGGACCTTCCCCCGACGGACCTCGCGGACGTGCTCGAGGTCATGGACCGCGAGGACCGGGTTCAGGTGTTCCACTCGCTGGACAACCAGACCGCCGCGCAGGTTCTCGGCGAGACGGAACCCCGGGTCCAGCGGGAGATCCTCGCGTCCACCAGCGCGGAGCGCGTCGAGCAGATCTTCACCCATCTCTCGCCGGCGGAAATCGCGGAGATCGTCTCCATCCTGCCTCGGGATGGGTCCCGAGAGATTCTGGCCGCGCTCAAGGGAGACATTGCCGCCAGGGTCCACCAGATCCTCTCCGAGTACGACGTGCCCGCGGCCGCGTTGGCCGTCCATCGTCTCCTCCTGCTTCCCGGGGACCTGACGGTCGACGAGGCCTTCAAGCGCTTCCGGCTCCAGGCGCCGTTTTGTGACGTGACCATGTACGTGTACGTGGTCGGGACGGAGCTCGACCTGCAAGGTGTCGTCGACATCAACGAGCTTCTGCAAGCGCACCCCGAAAGCCGACTCGATCAGATCATGACGAGGACGGTGGTCACCGTGTCGCCGTCCTCCATGCGCGACGAGGTGGAATCCCTGTTCCGCAAGTATCGCTTCCGCGCCATCCCCATCGTCGACAGCGCCCGCCACGTGGTGGGAGCTGTGCGGGAGCGGGACGCGTTCCTGAGGTACCTGCCGGCATGA
- a CDS encoding divalent metal cation transporter produces the protein MNAGATLPVSSRFYYRYRRTLKMLRIFGAIVGPGIIVMVADNDAGGITTYTVTGAKFLYSFIWVEILLGPVAYVCQEMTVRLGAITKRGHAEAIFDAFGPFWGWFSLLDLTLTDLLTIVTEFIGMTAAMMIFGVQPELTELAVILLIMAMVIQGRYWTWEKIVLVFCIVNLIYVPVAFLVGPNWSRVATGVIPSFPYGIGNIVLLFLMANIGTTIAPWMIFFQQSAVVDKELKEKDIKWARLDTAIGSAFTILCAVFMIIIVATVIPGSPVPDAATAAITIKAIDPYVGTIMAIGLFDAGLLGAICISLASSWAFGEVFGWSHSLNNKVTQAPWFFLFRLAILGVAAGIVLIPGAPLITITLFVQVIAVTLLPAALTFLLLLLNQEDVVGKYKNTTLQNVIASAIIIAIIILSTLYAVSSIFPEWFA, from the coding sequence ATGAACGCCGGGGCCACGCTTCCCGTCTCGAGTCGGTTCTACTATCGGTACCGGCGCACACTCAAGATGCTCCGGATCTTCGGCGCGATCGTGGGGCCGGGGATCATCGTCATGGTCGCCGACAACGACGCCGGCGGCATCACAACGTACACCGTGACGGGCGCCAAGTTCCTGTACAGTTTCATCTGGGTCGAGATCCTCCTGGGTCCCGTCGCGTACGTCTGTCAGGAGATGACCGTCCGTCTCGGCGCGATCACGAAGCGAGGCCATGCCGAGGCCATCTTCGATGCGTTCGGACCGTTCTGGGGCTGGTTCTCCCTCCTCGACCTGACCCTGACCGACCTCCTGACGATCGTCACGGAGTTCATCGGGATGACGGCGGCCATGATGATCTTCGGCGTCCAACCCGAACTCACGGAGCTCGCGGTGATCCTCCTGATCATGGCCATGGTCATTCAGGGACGCTACTGGACGTGGGAGAAGATCGTCCTCGTGTTCTGCATCGTGAATCTCATCTACGTACCTGTCGCGTTCCTCGTGGGTCCCAACTGGTCGCGGGTCGCGACAGGAGTCATTCCGTCGTTCCCCTACGGAATCGGCAACATCGTACTCCTCTTTCTCATGGCGAACATTGGGACCACGATTGCACCATGGATGATCTTCTTCCAGCAGAGCGCGGTCGTGGACAAGGAGCTCAAGGAGAAGGACATCAAGTGGGCGCGGCTTGACACCGCGATCGGTTCAGCCTTCACAATCCTGTGCGCGGTCTTCATGATCATCATCGTGGCCACGGTAATTCCCGGTTCCCCCGTCCCGGACGCCGCCACCGCGGCGATCACAATCAAGGCCATCGATCCGTACGTCGGGACGATCATGGCGATTGGCCTGTTCGATGCCGGGCTGCTCGGAGCCATCTGCATCTCCTTGGCGAGCTCCTGGGCGTTCGGGGAGGTCTTTGGCTGGTCGCACTCCCTGAATAACAAGGTGACCCAGGCCCCGTGGTTCTTCCTCTTCCGTCTGGCCATCCTGGGTGTTGCCGCGGGCATCGTCCTCATCCCGGGAGCGCCCCTGATCACGATCACGCTCTTCGTGCAAGTCATTGCGGTGACCCTCTTGCCTGCGGCGCTCACCTTCCTCCTGCTCCTCCTGAACCAGGAGGATGTGGTCGGGAAATACAAGAATACCACGCTCCAGAACGTGATCGCGTCGGCGATCATCATCGCGATCATCATCCTGTCTACCCTGTACGCAGTCAGCTCGATCTTCCCGGAGTGGTTCGCATGA
- a CDS encoding MBL fold metallo-hydrolase: protein MEFEFLGGASEVGRLGMVLRSGPTSTLFDYGLLPRDPPQYPIPAPPVDGMFVSHAHLDHTGMIPWITRRQDVDVVLTPPTADVADLLLQDSLKIADAEGFDAPFNDHDLRTARRRFRTVDFGDNVDMGDLEVTAHPAGHIPGATMYEVNGNQTMLFTGDLHTLSTDLVWGARPVKCDTLFIESTYAGRQHPERLKSEYAFLKKVEQVVNRGGIALVPSFAVGRTQDILLTLAKARHEVWLDGMGKKVNSIYVEHPEYIRSAKRLRQAMHRVKVVDSPRARELALRGEVIVCTSGMLDGGPVLHYLDAIREDPKCAILLTGYQVEGTNGRKLVDTGTIDLYGVSVDIKIEWQKFDFSAHAGHDELLRFIESCDPRRVVLMHGEQRELLAEALEGREVLLPKEGHWYPL, encoded by the coding sequence ATGGAGTTTGAGTTCCTCGGCGGGGCCTCCGAGGTCGGCCGCCTGGGCATGGTCCTCCGGAGTGGCCCGACCTCCACCCTGTTCGACTACGGGCTGCTGCCCAGGGATCCTCCTCAGTATCCCATCCCCGCCCCGCCCGTGGACGGCATGTTCGTGAGCCACGCCCACCTGGACCACACGGGGATGATTCCGTGGATCACCCGCCGCCAGGATGTGGACGTCGTCCTGACGCCGCCGACCGCGGACGTGGCCGATCTGCTCCTCCAAGACAGCCTCAAGATCGCGGACGCGGAGGGCTTCGACGCGCCGTTCAACGACCACGACCTCCGCACGGCACGCCGGCGCTTCCGCACCGTGGACTTCGGCGACAATGTGGACATGGGGGACCTCGAGGTCACGGCGCATCCCGCGGGCCACATCCCCGGGGCGACCATGTACGAGGTGAACGGCAACCAGACCATGCTCTTCACGGGAGACCTGCACACCCTGTCCACGGACCTGGTGTGGGGCGCCCGGCCCGTGAAGTGCGACACGCTGTTCATCGAATCCACGTACGCGGGGCGGCAGCACCCGGAGCGGCTGAAGTCCGAATACGCGTTCCTGAAGAAGGTGGAACAGGTCGTGAACCGCGGCGGGATCGCCCTGGTCCCTTCTTTCGCGGTCGGCCGCACGCAGGACATCCTCCTGACCCTGGCCAAGGCACGTCACGAGGTCTGGTTGGACGGCATGGGGAAGAAGGTGAACTCGATCTACGTCGAGCATCCGGAGTACATCCGCTCCGCGAAGAGGCTCCGGCAGGCCATGCACCGCGTGAAGGTCGTCGACAGCCCGAGAGCCCGGGAGCTCGCACTGCGCGGCGAGGTGATCGTCTGCACGAGCGGGATGCTGGACGGCGGCCCCGTCCTGCACTACCTCGACGCGATCCGGGAGGACCCCAAGTGCGCGATCCTCCTCACGGGCTACCAGGTCGAGGGGACGAACGGCCGGAAGCTCGTCGACACGGGCACGATCGACCTCTACGGCGTGAGCGTCGACATCAAGATCGAGTGGCAGAAGTTCGACTTCTCCGCGCACGCGGGCCACGACGAGCTCCTCCGCTTCATCGAGTCCTGCGATCCGCGGCGCGTTGTCCTGATGCACGGCGAACAGCGGGAGCTCCTCGCGGAGGCGCTCGAAGGCCGCGAGGTCCTTCTGCCGAAGGAAGGCCACTGGTATCCCCTCTGA